A portion of the Roseibium porphyridii genome contains these proteins:
- a CDS encoding GntR family transcriptional regulator, translated as MKLESMDISATASASSIVFSALRKAIIEGQLEEGEPLRQDEIARLFNTSRIPVREAISRLEEQGLVRTQRYKGAVVAGLSPTETAEIFDLRALVEPEIIRDAVPRMTPELLTKARKKCAAFASAKDPMHYGDLNRDFHETLYSASELKFFLEIAGNAIDRVERQIRAQLVMSDGMERAGTEHASILNACETGNAELAAKLTRDHIQGAKKSLLLHLT; from the coding sequence AATCGATGGACATTTCGGCGACCGCTTCGGCGTCCTCGATCGTGTTCAGTGCGCTCAGGAAGGCCATAATCGAGGGTCAGCTCGAAGAAGGTGAACCTCTTCGGCAAGACGAAATAGCCCGGCTCTTCAACACCAGCCGGATCCCGGTCCGCGAAGCAATATCCAGGCTTGAAGAACAGGGATTGGTGAGAACGCAACGTTACAAGGGAGCCGTTGTCGCGGGCCTGTCACCGACAGAAACCGCTGAAATATTTGATCTACGCGCTCTGGTCGAACCCGAAATTATCCGTGATGCCGTACCGCGCATGACGCCCGAACTCCTGACGAAAGCACGAAAGAAATGCGCAGCCTTCGCGTCGGCCAAGGATCCGATGCACTACGGCGATCTCAATCGGGATTTCCACGAGACTCTTTACAGCGCTAGCGAGCTGAAGTTCTTTTTGGAGATTGCCGGAAACGCAATAGACCGTGTCGAACGCCAAATTCGTGCCCAACTGGTAATGTCTGACGGCATGGAGCGTGCCGGCACCGAACATGCGTCCATTCTGAACGCTTGCGAAACCGGCAACGCTGAGCTTGCTGCAAAACTGACGCGTGACCACATTCAGGGCGCAAAAAAGTCATTGCTGCTGCACCTGACCTGA
- a CDS encoding acyl CoA:acetate/3-ketoacid CoA transferase → MSSKVVSMEDAAARISDGAVVTVSSSSGLGCPDKILEAIGNRFDKEGHPRNLTTLHPIAAGDMYGIKGIDHIAKDGLLSTIIAGSYPSGPSSLPMPLIWQMLVEDRVAAYNVPSGILFDMHRDVAARRPGVLTKIGLDTFVDPTRQGCAMNDAASKEPIVSRLELGGETWLHFPNIVPDVAIIRATTADERGNLTYEHEGAYLGGLEQAIAVRNHGGLVIAQVKRITAAGSLRPHDVRVPGHLVDLIVVDPDQRQTTETEYDPAISGEIMRPWSSFSLAEHGVEKIVARRAAMELSSGQTANLGFGISAMVPRVLLEAGQEQAVTWAIEQGATGGMPLTGFAFGCASNADAYMPSPQQFTYFQGGGFDVSFLSFLEIDLEGNVNVSKLGKKPYLTAGCGGFVDITAHARKIVFSGLFEAGADLELSNDALTVKSPGKFTKMVDEVEHVTFSGRRAREQGQEVLYVTERCVIELTNSGLMATEIMPGINPERDIVDASKGRVRLANSLREMPTALLQSEAMELSL, encoded by the coding sequence ATGTCCTCGAAAGTCGTCTCCATGGAAGATGCAGCCGCCCGGATCTCCGATGGCGCTGTCGTGACCGTTTCCTCCTCCTCCGGCCTCGGGTGTCCCGACAAGATACTGGAAGCAATCGGCAACCGGTTTGATAAGGAAGGGCACCCGAGAAACCTCACGACGCTGCACCCGATTGCTGCCGGTGACATGTATGGCATCAAGGGCATCGATCACATTGCCAAAGACGGCTTGCTGTCCACCATCATCGCAGGCTCATATCCCTCAGGGCCGTCTTCTTTGCCGATGCCGCTGATCTGGCAAATGCTGGTCGAAGACCGGGTCGCTGCTTACAACGTTCCCTCCGGCATCCTGTTTGACATGCATCGAGACGTTGCTGCCCGGCGCCCTGGCGTGCTTACGAAAATTGGGCTGGACACATTTGTCGACCCCACGCGGCAGGGCTGTGCCATGAACGACGCGGCAAGCAAAGAGCCAATTGTCTCGCGCCTGGAACTTGGGGGCGAAACCTGGCTTCATTTTCCCAACATTGTTCCCGACGTCGCAATCATTCGCGCCACCACCGCAGATGAACGCGGCAATCTGACCTATGAACATGAAGGGGCATATCTTGGTGGCCTTGAGCAGGCGATTGCCGTGCGCAACCACGGAGGCCTCGTCATCGCACAGGTTAAGCGGATCACGGCCGCCGGGTCTTTGCGCCCACATGATGTGCGGGTTCCAGGTCATCTGGTGGATTTGATCGTTGTCGACCCGGACCAGCGCCAGACAACCGAAACCGAGTATGATCCGGCGATTTCCGGCGAAATCATGCGGCCATGGTCGAGTTTTTCACTCGCAGAGCACGGTGTTGAAAAGATTGTAGCACGCCGGGCGGCCATGGAACTGAGCTCAGGACAAACGGCCAATCTCGGCTTTGGCATTTCCGCCATGGTCCCGCGCGTCCTGCTGGAAGCCGGTCAGGAGCAGGCCGTCACCTGGGCCATCGAACAAGGCGCGACCGGTGGAATGCCCCTGACCGGTTTCGCTTTCGGTTGCGCATCGAACGCTGATGCCTACATGCCCTCGCCTCAGCAATTCACCTACTTTCAGGGCGGCGGGTTTGACGTCTCGTTTCTGTCGTTTCTCGAGATCGACCTGGAAGGCAACGTGAATGTTTCCAAGCTCGGCAAGAAACCCTACCTGACGGCCGGCTGCGGCGGCTTTGTCGACATCACCGCGCATGCCCGCAAGATAGTCTTTTCCGGGCTCTTTGAAGCGGGAGCGGACCTGGAGCTGAGCAATGACGCGCTGACGGTCAAGTCTCCCGGAAAATTCACCAAGATGGTGGATGAGGTCGAGCATGTCACATTCTCCGGCCGCAGAGCACGCGAACAGGGGCAAGAAGTTCTCTATGTCACTGAGCGTTGTGTAATCGAGTTGACGAATAGCGGTCTGATGGCGACGGAAATCATGCCGGGCATCAATCCCGAACGCGACATCGTCGATGCTTCAAAGGGCCGCGTGCGCCTCGCCAACAGCCTGAGGGAAATGCCAACTGC
- a CDS encoding Gfo/Idh/MocA family protein, whose product MRWGLIGASRIASGYVIDAIRAQADCEIQSVLSTSTSRGASFAANHGIADSYTDLDALLTDASVDAVYISTTNEKHHPQAMAAIAAGKHVLCEKPLAMSLSEACEMVRTAEEKGVVFATNHHLRNAGSHLAIQDLIANDRIGKVLSARVFHAVNLPEHLRGWRINDAAAGGGVIPDITVHDADTIRFHLSEDPVDVVAKSGSSGLGDGVEDSVMSVWSMPSGAMVQTHESFTHGYAGTGIEFHGTKGSIFARNVMTQEPVGEIRLVDAQGEAAVAYEKHNLYHRALGLFVEAVTGSGQPSADGVDGVKSLAVALAVREAAKSGTATTVDYGGF is encoded by the coding sequence ATGCGCTGGGGTCTTATTGGTGCAAGTCGAATTGCATCGGGTTATGTCATTGATGCCATCAGGGCGCAGGCAGACTGCGAGATCCAGTCTGTCTTGAGCACCAGCACCTCTCGCGGGGCTTCCTTCGCTGCCAACCACGGGATTGCGGACAGCTACACGGACCTTGACGCGCTTTTGACTGATGCGTCAGTCGATGCCGTTTACATATCGACCACAAACGAGAAGCACCACCCACAAGCCATGGCCGCCATTGCGGCCGGCAAACATGTCTTGTGTGAAAAACCGCTGGCAATGTCCCTTTCCGAAGCCTGCGAAATGGTGCGCACTGCTGAGGAAAAAGGCGTCGTCTTTGCGACCAACCATCATCTGCGCAACGCAGGTTCGCATCTTGCTATTCAGGACCTGATCGCGAACGACCGCATTGGCAAAGTCCTCAGCGCACGCGTGTTTCATGCGGTCAATCTACCTGAACACCTTCGAGGCTGGCGGATCAACGATGCCGCCGCAGGCGGCGGTGTCATTCCCGACATAACCGTTCATGATGCCGACACCATCCGCTTCCATCTCTCTGAAGATCCTGTCGATGTTGTTGCCAAATCAGGCTCTTCCGGACTGGGTGATGGCGTCGAGGACAGTGTTATGTCGGTCTGGAGCATGCCGTCGGGCGCGATGGTCCAAACCCATGAGAGCTTCACCCATGGATATGCCGGCACCGGTATCGAGTTTCACGGCACCAAAGGCTCCATCTTTGCCCGCAACGTCATGACGCAGGAACCTGTCGGCGAAATCCGTCTGGTCGATGCGCAAGGCGAAGCGGCTGTTGCCTACGAAAAACACAATCTCTACCACCGCGCGCTTGGCTTGTTTGTCGAGGCCGTGACGGGCAGTGGCCAGCCTTCGGCGGACGGTGTGGACGGCGTCAAGTCCCTGGCTGTCGCGCTTGCAGTGCGTGAAGCCGCCAAGTCCGGCACCGCCACGACTGTCGACTATGGAGGGTTTTAA
- a CDS encoding VOC family protein, with protein sequence MPVVSLDNTITLALSVRDRHVSADWYKEKLGFELLYHFDEAGWSEMQTKTEGVTLGLGEQAEPSPGNTVPVFGVADIAEARTALERVEVKFDGPTETIEGMVSTATFYDPDGNALMLAQDLSK encoded by the coding sequence ATGCCGGTAGTTTCTTTGGACAATACAATCACTTTGGCACTTTCAGTGCGCGACCGGCATGTCAGTGCCGACTGGTACAAGGAAAAACTCGGCTTCGAGTTGCTGTATCATTTTGACGAAGCTGGCTGGAGCGAGATGCAAACCAAGACTGAAGGGGTCACGCTGGGATTGGGTGAGCAGGCAGAGCCTTCGCCCGGGAACACTGTTCCCGTCTTCGGTGTTGCTGATATTGCGGAGGCTCGGACGGCGTTGGAGCGCGTTGAAGTCAAATTTGACGGGCCGACCGAGACGATCGAGGGGATGGTCAGCACGGCGACATTCTATGATCCGGATGGCAATGCGCTCATGTTGGCGCAGGATCTCTCAAAATGA
- a CDS encoding winged helix-turn-helix transcriptional regulator, giving the protein MDITLLVKLTSKAWSLKILALMHAGTPGRQAPLIAATNASRSAFASSLDHLVQLGLLEKNPGHGHPLRPEFRLTARGVPLAAVAARIIETAPDEAAFSIIRRSWAVPILAVTSKPTRFSIIKSELGSVTDRALSKSLCSLEDLQWLKREIDVSKRAPFPTYLAVNAGSQINQAIHLTT; this is encoded by the coding sequence ATGGATATCACACTGCTTGTCAAGCTCACATCAAAAGCGTGGTCTCTGAAAATCCTCGCACTCATGCATGCCGGCACTCCGGGCAGACAGGCCCCGCTGATCGCCGCGACCAACGCAAGCCGGTCGGCCTTTGCCTCGAGCCTCGATCATCTGGTGCAACTTGGCCTGCTTGAGAAGAACCCAGGGCACGGCCATCCCTTGCGACCGGAATTCCGACTGACTGCACGTGGTGTTCCACTGGCTGCTGTAGCTGCCCGGATCATCGAAACAGCTCCTGACGAAGCAGCATTTTCCATCATTCGCCGGAGCTGGGCCGTGCCAATATTGGCCGTCACATCGAAACCGACCCGATTTTCGATCATCAAATCCGAACTGGGTTCAGTCACCGATCGTGCATTGTCTAAGTCGCTGTGCAGTCTGGAAGACCTTCAATGGCTCAAACGCGAGATTGATGTATCGAAGCGCGCTCCGTTCCCGACGTATCTGGCAGTGAATGCAGGTTCGCAGATTAACCAGGCAATTCACCTGACCACTTAA